GAGGGCCCAGGCCGATCCGGTCGCGCGGCCGATGGAGCGGATCAGCGCGATCGCCGTCGCTGCCTGCTCGGGGTGGCCGAGCCGCACCGCCGCCTCGACCACCTGGGGCGCGGCCCACGACGAGACGAACGGCTCGTCGGCGTCGAGTGCCCGCTGCGCGTCGCGCAGCGCCGGCTCGTACTGGCCCGAGGCGATGTGGACGAGGGACCGGCCGAGGTCCACGAGGGGCGTCGCGCCCACATCGTCACAGTCCGGGTGGTCACCGCCGGATCCCTGCCAGCTCCGGAGCAGGGTCGGCGTCAACGCGGGCGCAGCCGCGCCGATCCGGTGGGCGAGGTGTGCCGACTCCTCCGTTGCGGCCTCCGCACCGTCCATCTCTCCCCGCCACAGGCGCAGGCAGGCCAGCAGGTCGAGCGCTCGTGGCAGGCCCGCCAACGCACCGGTCTGCCGAGCATGGTCGACAGCTCGCCGGGCGAGCGTCACCCACGCCTTCTCGTCCAGCAGGTCCATGGCGATCCGGGTCGCAAACGGGTGCGCGGCTGATTCATCGGCGCACCACGCGTCGATCGCGCGAGCGAGGGTGACGCGATCGGGCACCGCACCGCTCCCCCACCGAGACGACACGAAACGTGACAAGAAGTTACACCTGTTAAACACTGGGATTCCCCCGGAAGTCCAATCGCGTCCGGCCGACTCCCGGTTGTGCTCATACTTGCGCTATGAGTCAGCAATTGGTCATGGTTCTCGCAATCGCGGTGATGGTCGCCGTCTTCGTCTGGTGGCTGGTGATCTTGCTCGAGGCGCTCCGAGTGCCTCGGGAACGCTGGGAGGTGGCCGGCCAGAGCCAGTTGATCTACGTCCTTCTGATGGTCTTCCTGGGAATCGTCGGGTCGATCGCGTACGTCGCTGTGGCACGGCCACGTCTGCGGGCGGCATCCGTGCCCGCCGCAGGCGTGTGACGGTCGGGGCAACACGAGGGCGTGTGACGGCCGCGGCAACACGAGGGCGACACTGATGCACGAGACTGCCAGGCGAACTTGCGGTTGTAGCGGGTGTGGCGCGAGTCGTGGAAGCGGAACGGCGCGATGCCGGACTCTTTCAGATCGAGACTGAAGGGCTGCCACACGCGCTCGTAGAAGTCGTGGATGGCGAGTCCAGTCGGGGACGTGAACACGATGTCGTCCGCGAGGCGGCCCTCCACGAGGGGTCGTAGGAGCTCGACCAGCGCCGGGGCGATGGTGATGGCGCGGCGTGACTTCGGGGTCTTGGGGTTGCCGAGGTGATTGCCCGCGAATGGCGTGCTTGGGTCGCAGGCCGTGGTAGTTCGCCTTGGTCTTGATGGACCGGTCCCAGCTGATCAGCCAGGCCTTGATGTCCTTCTCTGTGATCGCGTCGATGCGTCGGTTGAAGGATCCGCGTACCGCGGATCTCGGTGCGCGCCAAGACCTTCACCTGCGACAGGTAGCGCTTGCGCTGCCCCGGCGACGGGTCGACAATCTGTCGCACGTACTCCTCGGCCACCTCGGCGAAGTACGGCGGTGGCACGTAGTGGTCGTCGCGCGAGCGGACGAACCCCTGCCCTTGACCCAGCCGTCGGGCCAGTTGCCACCCGCGGCCTCGACCGCCTTCTTGAAGCCTCCGGCGCGAGCGAGGTTCTGCGCGTCGGTGCCGGCGCTGAAGGTTTCGTCTTGGCGGACGCCGGTGCGGCCTCCGCCCATTCGCCATTCGACGCGCACCGAGAGTCCGCCATCGGTTCTGCGTCGCTCCTGAATCCATGCCATGTCGGGCGCTCCTCTGACCCTCGTTAGGTGTCATCGGTGCGCCCTGCGAGGGCCCATGTGCCGCCATGGTGCCGCCATGACCGCAAATGCAAAGTGGCCCCTGCTGCGTTTCCGCAGATCAGGGGCCACTTCGCAGGTGTGTCCGAGGGGGGACTTGAACCCCCATGCCCCTAACAGGGCACTAGCACCTCAAGCTAGCGCGTCTACCAATTCCGCCACCCGGACGAGGTGTTTGTGGTGCAGCACTGAACTCTAGCAAACGCCTTCACGGCCCATGCAGAAGGCCCCGGGTAAGTATGAGTTACCCGGGGCCTTCGCATCGAGAACGCGTGATGAATGCTCTCGGATCCGGTCGCCCGGGCGGATCTCCTCGACACCTGCACCACCAGGAGTCTGCGTCCGGCGCGAGCCGTCTGCGTGAGGTGAATCGGGCTTCCTTCTCGCTCTTCTGGGGAGAAGTGCGTGAGACCTGTCTACGCCTCATGTGACAGCGAACACAAGGGGTTTCGCGCATCATTGCAGGGAAATTCTCGCGTCCACAGGTTCTCCACACCGGACACACGCTTGCGTCCACACACTGTCCACAGCGGTTGTCCACAGCTGTGGATCCAGCACGGTGTGGATTCAGCAGGGCATCACCAGAGTTGCGAGACCGCGTGGATCACCAGGCCGGCCAGACCGCCGACCACCGTGCCGTTGATCCGGATGAACTGCAGGTCCCGCCCGACGTGCAGCTCGATCCGGTCGGAGGTCTCCTTGCCGTCCCACCGCTCGACCGTCGCGGAGATGACCGTCGCGATCTCGCCGCCGTAGTGCTCGACCACGTAGGCCGCCGCATCGCCGGCCCACCCGTCGACCTTCGCCGCGAGGACCGGGTCGGACTTCAGCCGCTCCCCCAGGCCCTCGATCTCCTCGACGATCCGCCGGCGCAGAACGCCGTCCCGGTCGCCCAGCGCCTCGAGCAGACCCCGGCGGAAGGAGTCCCAGAGCCGGACCGTCGTCACCGCGGCCTTCGGCTGGGTCAGCAGCCGCTGCTTCAACCGCTCGGCGCGCTCCATCGTGTCGGCGTCGTGCTGCAGGTCGTGCGCCAGCTCGACCAGCCAGTGGTCCAGCGCGACCCGCGCGTCGTGCCGGGGGTCGTCGCGGATGTCCTCGACCCACGTGAGCACCTCGCGGAACAAGCGGTCCGCGATCATCGTGTTCGCCCAGCGAGGCGCCCACTCCGGCGCCCGCGCGATGATCAGGTCCGTGATGCGGTCCGGGTGGGCCGCGAGCCAACCGTGCAACTCGTCCAGGCCCAGGTCCACCAGGCCGGCGTGCGCCCCCTCGTCGAGGATCTCGGTCAACAGCTGGCCGACGGCAGGGCTGAGCGGCTCCTGCATCATCCGCGGGATGATCAGCTCGGTGATGACCGCCTGGACGTCCTCCTCCTTGACCCGGCCGAGCAGGTCCGAGGTGACGCGGGCGCCCTCGTCGACGATCCGGTGCACGCGCCCCGGGGCAGCGACCCAGGCCCCGACCCGCTCGGCAGGTCCGGCCGCCGCGATGCGGTCGCGGATCACGTCCTCGCGCAGGAAGTTCTCGGACACGAAGTCCTGCAGGCTCGCGGCCAGCTGGTCCTTCTTCTTCGGGATCAGCGCCGTGTGCGGGATCGGCAGACCCATCGGATGCCGGAACAACGCCGTGACCGCGAACCAGTCCGCGATCGCGCCCACCATCGCCGCCTCCGCCGTAGCGTTGACGTACCCCCAGGCGCCGCCGTGGCCGTGTGTCAACGCGAAGACGATCGCGGCGACCACCAACAGCGAGGTGGCCAGGGCGCGCATTCGGCGCAGAGCGGTTCGCCGTGCCTCGTCGTCACCCGACAGGGGCAGCACCGGGCTCATCACTTCGGTCATGGCGCAACCCTAGGAGTCCCCCGCCCCGCTGACACGGTGGAGAGCACGGCCGCCACCTAGAATCGCGCCATGACGTTCAACGAGGGCGCGAACCTCGACACCAGTCAGGTCATCGGTGGCAAGTCCGGCGCGGTGGTCGGCGGTGGCGTCGGCGGCCTGCTGCTGGTGCTGCTGTTCGCCTTCCTCGGTGGCAACCCGCTCGGCGGCGGCTCGTCGTCGGCCTTCGACGTCAACCAGGTCCTGACCGGTGGCAGCAACTCCTCGTCGATCGACGTCACCCAGTGCAAGACCGGCGCCGACGCCAACGAGAACGACGTGTGCCGGATCGTCGGCACCGTCAACAGCACCCAGGACTACTGGACCGACGCCCTGCCGGCCGACGTCAACCGCCAGTACCGCGAGGCCCAGACCGTCATCTACTCCGGCTCCACCCAGTCGGCGTGTGGAACCGCGTCGAACCAGACCGGCCCCTTCTACTGCCCCTCGGACGAGCGGGTCTACATGGACGCGTCCTTCTTCGACCAGCTCAGCAGTCAGTACGGCGCCGACGGCGGCAACCTCGCGCAGATGTACGTCGTCGCCCACGAGTACGGCCACCACGTCCAGAACATCCTCGGCATCCTCGCCAAGGCCCAGGACGGCAAGACCGGCCCGCGCAGCAACGGCGTCCGGGTCGAGCTCATGGCCGACTGCTTCGCCGGCGTGTGGGCCCACCACGCCGCCTCCACCCAGGACGACCAGGGCAACACGCTCATCCAGCCGCTGACGCGCAAGGACATCGACTCGGCCCTGTCCGCCGCGGCGGCCGTCGGCGACGACCACATCCAGGCCGAGCTCGGCGGCGGTCGCGTCAACCAGGACTCCTGGACCCACGGCTCGAGCGAGTCGCGTCAGCGGTGGTTCACGACCGGCTACGAGACCGGCAACCCGAACAGCTGCGACACGTTCGCGACGAACGAGCTGTGATGACATGACCCGGCGCCTGCGCGCCGAGGTCTGGATCGTCCTCGGCCTCTCCCTGGGCCAGTCGGCGGTCTATGCCGTCGTCAGCCTCATCCGCAAGCTGAGTCAAGGTCCGCTGCGCGACTCGACCGCGACCCTCAACCAGTCACGCGACGAGGTCCCGTGGCTCGACCTGACCTACCAGCTGCTGTCGATCGGGTTCGCCCTCGTCCCAGTGGCGCTCGTGCTCTACCTGTTGAGCCTCGACGAGGCTCCCCCGGTGCTCAAGCGCCTCGGCCTCGACGGCAGCCGTCCGCTGCGCGACACCCTCGCCGGCGCCGGCCTGGCCGCCGTGATCGGCATCCCCGGGCTGGGGCTTTACTTCGCCGGCCGCGAGCTGGGGATCACCGCCGAGATCGTCACGAGCCCCGAGAAGCTCTACTGGTGGTCCGTGCTGGTGCTGATCCTGTCGGCGATCCAGAACGCCGTGCTGGAGGAGGTCATCGTCGTCGGCTACCTGATGACCCGGCTGAAGCAGTTCGGCTGGGGCCTGCCTGCGGCAATCGCCGCCTCTGCGGTGCTGCGCGGCAGCTACCACCTCTACCAGGGCTTCGGACCGTTCCTGGGCAACGCCGTGATGGGCGTCGTGTTCGCCTGGTGGTTCCACCGCACCGGTCGCGTCATGCCGCTCGTGATCGCGCACACCATCTTGGACGTCGTGGCCTTCGTCGGGTATGCCCTCTGGGCCGATCAATTGGGCCTGCGGTGATGATGGGAGCGATGAAACTCGAGTTCGATCCCGCTCTGCCGATCACCGCACGTCACGACGAGATCCGTGACGCGCTGCGCGATCACCAGGTCGTGGTCGTGGCCGGCGAGACGGGCTCGGGCAAGACCACGCAGCTGCCCAAGATCGCCGCCGAGCTCGGTCGCACCAAGATCGCTCACACCCAGCCGCGCCGCATCGCGGCCCGGTCGGTCGCCGCCCGCATCGCGCAGGAGTGCGACGTCGAATTGGGTGCCGAGGTCGGCTACGCGGTGCGCTTCGACGACAAGTCCGGTCCCGACACCGTCGTCCGACTCGTCACCGACGGTCTGCTGCTGACCGAGCTGCAGCACGACCGCCGGCTCGAGCGGTACGACACGATCATCATCGACGAGGCCCACGAGCGATCGCTGTCGATCGACTTCCTGCTGGGCTACCTGCGCGAGCTGCTCCCCCGTCGTCCCGAACTGAAGGTCGTCGTCACCTCGGCCACGATCGACGTCGAGCGGTTCGCGGCGCTGTTCTCGACGCCCGAGCGACCCGTCCCGATCATCGAGGTCAGCGGCCGCACCTACCCGGTCGAGGTCCGCTACCGGCCCCTCGACCGTGAGGACGACGTCATCGACGGGATCGTCAGCGCGATCCGCGAGCTGCCCCGCGACGGCGACGTGCTGGTGTTCCTGCCCGGCGAGCGCGACATCCGCGACACCGCCGAGGTGCTCGAGGGTCAGTCCCTCGGCGACGTCGTGCCGCTCTACGGCCGACTGGCCGCGCACGAGCAGCAGCGGGTCTTCCAGACCGGCCCGCGCCGACGCATCGTGCTGGCGACCAACGTCGCCGAGACCTCGATCACCGTGCCGGGCATCCGGTACGTCGTCGATCCCGGGTTGGCGCGCATCTCGCGCTTCAGCGCCCGGCTCAAGGTCCAGCGCCTCCCGATCGAGCGGATCTCGCAGGCCAGTGCCGCGCAGCGTGCCGGCCGGTGTGGCCGCGTCGCCGACGGCATCTGCATCCGCCTGTACGACGAGGAGGACTTCGAGTCCCGTCCGGAGTTCACCGACCCCGAGATCCAGCGCACGAACCTGGCCAGCGTCGTCTTGCAGATGGCATCGCTGGACCTGGGCGACATCAGCGACTTCGGGTTCCTGGACGCCCCCGACCACCGCGCGGTCGCCGACGGCCTCGCGCTTCTGCGCGAGCTGGACGCCCTGGCGCCCCGACGGGACGGCAGTGACCGGCTGACGAAGCTCGGCCGCACGATGTCGCGGCTCCCCCTCGACCCCCGTCACGCCCGCATGGTGCTGGCGGCGGACCGACTCGGGGTCCTGCCCGAGGTCCTGGTCATCGTCGCGGGCCTGTCGATCCAGGACGTCCGCGAACGCCCGCTCGACAAGCAGCAGGCCGCTGACACCCAGCACGCACGCTTCCGCCAGCCCGACTCGGACTTCCTGTCCCTGCTCAAGCTGTGGGAATACCTGCAGGAGCGCCGCGACGAGCTCTCGCACACGAAGTTCCGCCGGATGTGCCACGACGAGTTCCTGCACTACCTGCGCGTGCGCGAGTGGGCTGACGTGAACTCGCAGCTGCGCCGCACGGTGCGCGAGCTGGGACTCAAGCCCGGCAAGGTCCGCAAGGAGCCGGACGCCGATGCGATCCACCGCGCGCTGCTGCACGGTCTGCTGTCCCACGTCGGCCTGCGCGACGCCGAGACCCGCGAGTACCTCGGTGCGCGCGGCGCCCGCTTCACGATCTTCCCGGGCTCCGGCCTGTCCAAGAAGCCCCCGCGATGGATCATGGCCGGCGAACTGGTCGAGACGTCGCGGCTGTTCGCCCGCGACAACGCCCGGATCGATCCGGCCTGGGTCGAGCAGGCTGCGGGCCATCTGCTGAAGCACCAGTACTCAGAGCCGCGGTGGTCGGCGAAGCGCGGAGCCGCCGTGGCGACGCAACGGTCCACGCTCTACGGACTGCCCGTGGTCGTGGACCGCACGGTCATGCTGGCGCAGCACGACGCGCCGCTGGCCCGCGAGCTGTTCATCCGGCACGCACTGGTGGGCGGCGAGTGGCGCACCCACCACAAGTTCTGGCTGCGCAACCAGGACCGGCTGGCCGAGATCGAGAACCTCGAGGAGCGCGTCCGCACACGCGGCATCCGCGTCGACGACGAGACGCTCGTCGACTTCTACGACGCCCGGGTCCCAGCCGACGTCGTGTCGGTGCGTCACTTCGACTCGTGGTGGAAGAAGCAGCCCGACAAGCACCTTCTGGACTTCACCGACGACCTGTTCCGCGCCGACGTCGACGCCGACGCCTTCCCGACCTCGTGGACGTCGCAGAGCACCGACTTCGACGCCGTCTACGACGTCTCGTACCGGTTCGACCCCCAGGCCGCGGACGACGGCATCACGATCACCGTGCCGGTCGACGACCTGCTCACGGTGGATGCCGACGAGTTCGCCTGGGGAGTGCCCGGACGCCGGCTGGAGCTGGTCACCGAGCTCATCCGCGGCCTGCCGAAGGCCGAGCGTCGCCGCTTCGCGCCGGCCGCCCAGTCCGCCGAGCGGGTCCTGCCGGGCCTCGACACGTCGAAGGACCTGCGCACCGAGCTGGGCCGCGCCCTCGACGTGGACCCGTCCCTGATCGACCCGACCTCACTGCCGTCGCACCTGCGCCCGACGTTCCGCGTGGTCGACGGTGAGCGTGAGCTGGCCTCCGGCAAGGACATCGACGCCCTGCGCCGCGAGCTCGAGCCCCGCCTGCGGCGCGACCTGCAGCGCAAGGCGCAGAGCGAGGAGCGCACGGGAATCACCGACTGGGACGTCGGCGACCTCCAGCGCAGCATCACCGCCGGCCAGGTCACCGGATACCCGGCCCTGGTCGACGAGGGCAAGAGCGTCGCGTTGCGGGTGCTGCGCACGCAGGCCGAGCAGCAGGTCGCCATGGTGCGCGGCCAGGCGCGCCTCATCGCGTTGTCGACCGGCTCGCCCGTCGGCACGGTCGGGCGCACGCTCTCGCTGCAGGACAAGCTGCTGCTGGCCACCTCGCCGCAGGGCGACGCCGCGGCGGTCATCGAGGAGTCCTGGCTGACCGCGCTCGACCACCTCGTGGTCCAGCACGGCGGCCCCGTCTGGGACGAGGCCGCCTACCGCCGGCTGCGCGATCTCGTGCGCGCCGACGCCGTGCCACTGACCGAGCGCATCGTGCGCCAGGTGATCAGCGCACTGCAGGCGCTCGGCGACGTGAACCCCGGCACCGACGAGGCGGGCGAGGACGTCCGGGTGCAGGTCTCCTGGCTGATCCACCCGGGCTTCATCCGCGACATGGGCGCCGACCAGATCGGGCGCCTCCCGGTCTACCTGCGCGCCGCGGCGAGGCGCCTGACCTCGACGAAGGACCCGAGCGAGATCTGGGACCTGGAGGCTCGCTTCCACGAGCGCACCAAGGAGCTGCGTCCCTGGCAGCGCCTCACGCCTCCGGTCCGTCGCGTGCGCTGGATGCTGGAGGAGCTGCGGGTCAGCGTCTTCGCGCAGGAGCTGCGGGCCGTCGGGCCGATCTCGGCCCAACGCGTGGCCAAGGCACTCACCGAACTCTGACGTACCGTGGCCAGATGGAGCGTGCGACGAATGCGCAGGACGGCACTCGGATCGCCTTCGACGTGGTTGGGACAGGTGAGCCGATGCTCCTGGTCCACGGCACGGGGATGTCGTCGGCGATGTGGCGGGACGAGGGCTACGTCGAGCCGCTGGCGACCCGTCACCGACTGATCCTCGTCGATCTGCGTGGCCACGGCGACAGCGACAAGCCGCACCACGAGGCCGCCTACACGATGGATCGGCTCTGCGCCGATCTCGTCGCCGTGCTCGACGCGGTCGAGGCCGAACGGGCGCATCTCCTCGGCTACTCCGCCGGGGCGCGGATCGGCTTCAACCTCGCCGCCCGGGACCAGGATCGGCTGATCAGCCTCCTGTTGGGCGGCGGCACTGCCAGGTCCCAGCACGACGAGTTCGACGAGGTCTTCTTCCCCGGCAGCATCGACGTGCTCGACACCGGGGACACGGCCGAGTTCCTGCGCCGCCTGGCCGAGGCGAAGGGGCCCGCGGTCGAGACCGCGGCCCGGGAGTTCCTCGACGCCGACCCGCAGGCGATGGCCGCGTGGTTCCGCGCGTCCAGGGACGCACCCGGGCTCACCGACGAGCAGCTGGCCGGCATCGTCGTGCCGACGCTGCTGTTCGCCGGGTCGCAGGACGCCGCCCGTCTGCGCGACTCACGCGCCGCGCAGCAGGTGATGCCTCACGCCCGGCTCGTCGAGATCGCCGGACGCGATCACATCACCACGCTGGCGGCGACGCACGACGTGGTGTCGAGCGTCGAGGGCTTCCTCGACGAGCTCGACTGAGGTCAGGGGTGCGTGCTCAGCCGACGCCGAGCAGGTCGATCACGAAGACCAGCGTGCGACCCGAGAGACGGTGTCCGCCACCGGCCGGACCGTAGGCCAGCTCCGGCGGGGCGATGAGCTTGCGACGGCCGCCGACCTTCATGCCGGGGATGCCCTGCTGCCAGGCTCCGATGAGCTGCGGCAACGGGAAGCGCGCCGACTGGCCGCGGTCCCAGGAGGAGTCGAACTGCTCGCCGGTCTCGAAGTCCACGCCCACGTAGTGGACGTCGACGACGCCGCCGTTGACCGCTTCGTCGCCCTCGCCGATGGTGATGTCCTCGATGACGAGGTCGGTCGGGGCCGGGCCGGGGGTGAAATCGACTTCAGGCTTTTCACTCATGTCTGCCATCCTTGCACGCATGCGCGCGACCGTCCTTCACTCCCCCGGCGACATCCGACTCGACACCGTTCCCGATCCCGTGATCGAGGCCGACACCGACGCCATCGTGCGCGTCGTGGCTTCGTGCGTGTGCGGTAGCGACCTGTGGCCCTACCGCGGCCTCAACAAGCCCCAGACCGAACCGCACCAGATCGGACACGAGCAGGTGGGCATCGTCGAGAGCGTCGGCACGGACGTCTCCGGCATCGCCGTGGGCGACTTCGTGATCGCTCCCTTCATGTACAGCGACAACACGTGCGTGCACTGCCGCAACGGCGTGCAGACCTCGTGCGTCAACGGTGGCGGCTACGTCGGCTGCCAGGCCGAGCTGGTCCGCGTCCCCCAGGCCGACGGCACCCTCGTCACCGTTCCCGGTGATGTCGACGACGCACTGCTGCCGCACCTGCTCGCGCTGACCGACGTCTTCCCCACGGGCCACCACGCCGCCTTCGGCGCAGGGGTGACCGCCGGATCGACCGTCGCCGTGGTCGGGGACGGCGCCGTCGGCCTCAGTGCCGTCCTGGCGGCCAAGCGGCTCGGGGCCGCGACCGTCGTGGCCATGTCCCGGCACGAGGACCGCCAGCAGCTGGCCCGGCGCTTCGGCGCCGACCACATCGTCGAGACCCGTGGCAAGGAGGGAGCCGCCGAGGTGCGCGAGATCCTCGACGGCATCGGCGCGGACGCGGTGCTGGAGTGCGTCGGCACCGGCGAGTCGATGAAGCAGGCGTTCTTGTCGCTCCGCCCGGGCGGCACCGTCGGCTACGTCGGCGTGCCCCACGGTGTCGAGCTCAACGTGCCGGCGATGTTCGGCCGCAACCAGGCGTTGGCGGGCGGCGTGGCGCCCGTGCGCCGTTACCTCGACGAGCTGCTGCCCGAGGTCCTCTCGGGCGCGCTGACGCCCGGCGACGTCTTCGACCTGACCGTCCCGCTGGACCAAGTCGCCGACGCCTACCGGGCGATGGACGAGCGGACCGCGATCAAGGCGCTGCTGAAGCCCTGATCGCGGCCCGCCGCGGTCACTTCAGCTGCGAGCTGTTCAGACCCAGCAGCCGTCGCGCGACGATGAGCTGCTGGATCTGCTGCGTGCCCTCGAAGATGTCGAGGATCTTGGAGTCGCGAGCCCACTTCTCGAGGAACTCGGTCTCGCTGTAGCCCAGCGAGCCCGCGAGCTCGACGCACTTGAGCGTGATCTCGTTGCCCGAGCGGCCGGCCTTCGCCTTGGCCATCGACGCCTGCAGGGAGTTGGCCTGGCGGTTGTCGGCCATCCATGCGGCTTCGAGCGTCAGCAGCAGCGCGGCCTCCCAGTCGGCCTCCATCTGCAGGAACGTCGCCACGACGTGCGGCTGCAGCGCGGGCGAGCGATCGTAGTCGATCGTCAACCCGGCCTTCTCGATGAGCTCGCGCATGACCTCCAACGACGCCCGGGCGCAGCCGACGGCCATGCCCGCGACGAGCGGGCGGGTGTTGTCGAACGTGGCCATCGCACCGGCGAAGCCCTTGGACGTGTCGATCTCGGGATCGCCGAGCAGGTTCTCGGCCGGGACCCGGCAGTTGTCCAGGACGATCACCGCGGTGTCGGACGCGCGGATGCCGAGCTTGTGCTCGAGCCGCTCGACCCGGATGCCCGGCAACGACTTCGGGACGACGAACGACTTCACCGCGGCACGGCCGAGGCTCTTGTCGAGGGTGGCCCACACGACGACGGAGTCCGAGCGCTCGCCGGAGGTGACGAAGATCTTCTCACCGTTGAGGATGTAGTGGTCGCCGTCCTTGATGGCCGTCGTCTTGATGGCCGCCGAGTCCGAGCCGAAGCTGGGCTCGGTGATGGCCATCGACGCCCAGGTGCCCTTGAACTTCTCGAGCTGCTCGTCGGTGGCGACCGATGCGATGGCCGAGTTGCCCAGGCCCTGACGCGGCATCGACAGCAGCAGGCCGACGTCGCCCCAACACATCTCGATCACGGACAGGACCGACGCCATGTTGGTGGCGTTGCGGACGCCCTGGTCCTTCTTGGTGCTGCTCTTGACGCGCACGCCTGCAGCGCCGGCGCCGGTGCTGTTGCCCGACTCGTTCAGGCCGTCGATCAGCGAGGCCAGGAGGTCGAGCTCCTTGGGGTAGCTGTGCTCGGCGAGGTCGTACTTGCGCGAGTTGGCACGCAGGAACTCGTTGGCGACGTCGTGCGCCTGCTGGACGAAGGCACGGAACTTCTTGGGGGTCTCG
Above is a window of Aeromicrobium senzhongii DNA encoding:
- a CDS encoding helix-turn-helix transcriptional regulator; this translates as MPDRVTLARAIDAWCADESAAHPFATRIAMDLLDEKAWVTLARRAVDHARQTGALAGLPRALDLLACLRLWRGEMDGAEAATEESAHLAHRIGAAAPALTPTLLRSWQGSGGDHPDCDDVGATPLVDLGRSLVHIASGQYEPALRDAQRALDADEPFVSSWAAPQVVEAAVRLGHPEQAATAIALIRSIGRATGSAWALGIEQRCLALLAEDHSTEEHFRESVRQLELSGMSLDLARTHLLYGEWLRRQTRRVDSRTPLRQALEVFDAAGATAFAKRAWLELRASGEQARRRTPKTLGALTERESQVVALAIEGYSNPAIGKQLFISSRTVEYHLNKVFLKVGITSRAQLRAALER
- a CDS encoding DUF445 domain-containing protein; the protein is MTEVMSPVLPLSGDDEARRTALRRMRALATSLLVVAAIVFALTHGHGGAWGYVNATAEAAMVGAIADWFAVTALFRHPMGLPIPHTALIPKKKDQLAASLQDFVSENFLREDVIRDRIAAAGPAERVGAWVAAPGRVHRIVDEGARVTSDLLGRVKEEDVQAVITELIIPRMMQEPLSPAVGQLLTEILDEGAHAGLVDLGLDELHGWLAAHPDRITDLIIARAPEWAPRWANTMIADRLFREVLTWVEDIRDDPRHDARVALDHWLVELAHDLQHDADTMERAERLKQRLLTQPKAAVTTVRLWDSFRRGLLEALGDRDGVLRRRIVEEIEGLGERLKSDPVLAAKVDGWAGDAAAYVVEHYGGEIATVISATVERWDGKETSDRIELHVGRDLQFIRINGTVVGGLAGLVIHAVSQLW
- the ypfJ gene encoding KPN_02809 family neutral zinc metallopeptidase; translation: MTFNEGANLDTSQVIGGKSGAVVGGGVGGLLLVLLFAFLGGNPLGGGSSSAFDVNQVLTGGSNSSSIDVTQCKTGADANENDVCRIVGTVNSTQDYWTDALPADVNRQYREAQTVIYSGSTQSACGTASNQTGPFYCPSDERVYMDASFFDQLSSQYGADGGNLAQMYVVAHEYGHHVQNILGILAKAQDGKTGPRSNGVRVELMADCFAGVWAHHAASTQDDQGNTLIQPLTRKDIDSALSAAAAVGDDHIQAELGGGRVNQDSWTHGSSESRQRWFTTGYETGNPNSCDTFATNEL
- a CDS encoding CPBP family intramembrane glutamic endopeptidase; this translates as MTRRLRAEVWIVLGLSLGQSAVYAVVSLIRKLSQGPLRDSTATLNQSRDEVPWLDLTYQLLSIGFALVPVALVLYLLSLDEAPPVLKRLGLDGSRPLRDTLAGAGLAAVIGIPGLGLYFAGRELGITAEIVTSPEKLYWWSVLVLILSAIQNAVLEEVIVVGYLMTRLKQFGWGLPAAIAASAVLRGSYHLYQGFGPFLGNAVMGVVFAWWFHRTGRVMPLVIAHTILDVVAFVGYALWADQLGLR
- the hrpA gene encoding ATP-dependent RNA helicase HrpA, giving the protein MKLEFDPALPITARHDEIRDALRDHQVVVVAGETGSGKTTQLPKIAAELGRTKIAHTQPRRIAARSVAARIAQECDVELGAEVGYAVRFDDKSGPDTVVRLVTDGLLLTELQHDRRLERYDTIIIDEAHERSLSIDFLLGYLRELLPRRPELKVVVTSATIDVERFAALFSTPERPVPIIEVSGRTYPVEVRYRPLDREDDVIDGIVSAIRELPRDGDVLVFLPGERDIRDTAEVLEGQSLGDVVPLYGRLAAHEQQRVFQTGPRRRIVLATNVAETSITVPGIRYVVDPGLARISRFSARLKVQRLPIERISQASAAQRAGRCGRVADGICIRLYDEEDFESRPEFTDPEIQRTNLASVVLQMASLDLGDISDFGFLDAPDHRAVADGLALLRELDALAPRRDGSDRLTKLGRTMSRLPLDPRHARMVLAADRLGVLPEVLVIVAGLSIQDVRERPLDKQQAADTQHARFRQPDSDFLSLLKLWEYLQERRDELSHTKFRRMCHDEFLHYLRVREWADVNSQLRRTVRELGLKPGKVRKEPDADAIHRALLHGLLSHVGLRDAETREYLGARGARFTIFPGSGLSKKPPRWIMAGELVETSRLFARDNARIDPAWVEQAAGHLLKHQYSEPRWSAKRGAAVATQRSTLYGLPVVVDRTVMLAQHDAPLARELFIRHALVGGEWRTHHKFWLRNQDRLAEIENLEERVRTRGIRVDDETLVDFYDARVPADVVSVRHFDSWWKKQPDKHLLDFTDDLFRADVDADAFPTSWTSQSTDFDAVYDVSYRFDPQAADDGITITVPVDDLLTVDADEFAWGVPGRRLELVTELIRGLPKAERRRFAPAAQSAERVLPGLDTSKDLRTELGRALDVDPSLIDPTSLPSHLRPTFRVVDGERELASGKDIDALRRELEPRLRRDLQRKAQSEERTGITDWDVGDLQRSITAGQVTGYPALVDEGKSVALRVLRTQAEQQVAMVRGQARLIALSTGSPVGTVGRTLSLQDKLLLATSPQGDAAAVIEESWLTALDHLVVQHGGPVWDEAAYRRLRDLVRADAVPLTERIVRQVISALQALGDVNPGTDEAGEDVRVQVSWLIHPGFIRDMGADQIGRLPVYLRAAARRLTSTKDPSEIWDLEARFHERTKELRPWQRLTPPVRRVRWMLEELRVSVFAQELRAVGPISAQRVAKALTEL
- a CDS encoding alpha/beta fold hydrolase yields the protein MERATNAQDGTRIAFDVVGTGEPMLLVHGTGMSSAMWRDEGYVEPLATRHRLILVDLRGHGDSDKPHHEAAYTMDRLCADLVAVLDAVEAERAHLLGYSAGARIGFNLAARDQDRLISLLLGGGTARSQHDEFDEVFFPGSIDVLDTGDTAEFLRRLAEAKGPAVETAAREFLDADPQAMAAWFRASRDAPGLTDEQLAGIVVPTLLFAGSQDAARLRDSRAAQQVMPHARLVEIAGRDHITTLAATHDVVSSVEGFLDELD
- a CDS encoding FKBP-type peptidyl-prolyl cis-trans isomerase codes for the protein MSEKPEVDFTPGPAPTDLVIEDITIGEGDEAVNGGVVDVHYVGVDFETGEQFDSSWDRGQSARFPLPQLIGAWQQGIPGMKVGGRRKLIAPPELAYGPAGGGHRLSGRTLVFVIDLLGVG